In the Hordeum vulgare subsp. vulgare chromosome 7H, MorexV3_pseudomolecules_assembly, whole genome shotgun sequence genome, one interval contains:
- the LOC123412336 gene encoding uncharacterized protein LOC123412336 isoform X1, with protein MEEATLLPSSSACEEIGGDESLAVGDEVKRQLRLAGQFIVRGLMQNLIQMISVMFVGHLAELPLAGASMASSFAAVTGFSLLIRCVEGHMVFSESMSMNPTLMATRYPQVLRPVSTNNAMCESSRERMTPRKSNDTSNMFTDDTDKDFIYVDKGEENCVTDKIVPKEGLCFHSEEEAYKLYNAYAKKKGFSVKWTH; from the exons ATGGAGGAGGCAACACTGCTCCCGAGCAGCTCGGCGTGCGAGGAGATCGGAGGGGATGAGAGCTTGGCGGTGGGCGACGAGGTGAAGAGGCAGCTGCGGCTGGCCGGGCAGTTCATCGTCCGAGGCCTGATGCAGAATCTGATCCAGATGATCTCCGTGATGTTCGTAGGCCACCTCGCCGAGCTGCCCCTCGCCGGCGCCTCCATGGCCAGCTCCTTCGCCGCCGTCACCGGATTCAGCCTGCTG ATCCGATGCGTGGAAGGACATATGGTATTTTCCGAGTCTATGTCCATGAATCCAACATTGATGGCGACAAGGTATCCACAAGTGTTGCGTCCGGTATCGACGAACAATGCAATGTGCGAGTCGAGTCGTGAGCGTATGACGCCAAGAAAAAGCAATGACACGAGCAATATGTTTACCGATGATACCGACAAGGATTTCATCTACGTTGACAAAGGAGAGGAAAATTGTGTGACTGATAAG ATTGTCCCAAAGGAAGGATTGTGTTTTCATTCTGAAGAAGAGGCATACAAGTTATATAACGCATATGCTAAAAAGAAAGGATTCAGTGTGAAGTGGACACATTGA
- the LOC123412334 gene encoding protein DETOXIFICATION 16-like: MCCASICCESSSPFTLPRTHSRGSHIHIYIYTTHRTRVRGEEAAPESNMEKASLEEALVPRSAACKELGGGESLAVGDEVKRQLRLAGPLIAGCLMQNLIQMISVMFVGHLGELPLAGASMASSFAAVTGFSLLLGMATALDTLCGQAFGARQYHLLGIYKQRAMVVLTAASVPLAFVWFYTGEILLLFGQDAEIAMEAGTYARWMIPALFAFGLLQCHVRFLQTQNIVLPVMLSAAATALCHLVVCWLLVYVLGLGSKGAAIGNAVSYWINVVILAAYVRVSSSCNKTWTGFSMEAFHDPLSFFRLAVPSALMVCLEWWSFETLVLLSGLLPNPKLETSVLSITLNTANCLFMIPYGLGATISTRVSNELGAGRPLAARLAVRVVMFLAILEGLIMGVVLVSVRHVWGHAYSDEQEVVTYVAKMVLVIAVSNFLDGIQSVLSGVARGCGWQKICACINLGAFYAVGIPAAYLLAFVLHVGGMGLWMGIIFGILVQVLLFVAITLCTDWQKEATKAKNRVFASSLPADLPVK; this comes from the exons ATGTGTTGTGCGTCTATATGCTGTGAAAGCTCAAGTCCTTTCACCCTCCCCCGCACACATTCTCGCGGCAGTCATattcatatatacatatacacaacacatagaacaagggtgaggggggaggaggcggcgccggagTCCAACATGGAGAAGGCAAGCCTCGAGGAAGCACTCGTCCCGAGGAGCGCGGCGTGCAAGGAGCTCGGAGGGGGTGAGAGCCTGGCGGTGGGCGACGAGGTGAAGAGGCAGCTGCGGCTCGCCGGGCCGCTCATCGCCGGCTGCCTGATGCAGAACCTCATCCAGATGATCTCCGTCATGTTCGTGGGCCACCTCGGCGAGCTGCCCCTCGCCGGCGCCTCGATGGCCAGCTCCTTCGCCGCCGTCACCGGATTCAGCCTGCTG CTTGGCATGGCGACTGCTTTGGACACTCTATGCGGACAAGCATTTGGCGCAAGGCAATACCACCTCCTCGGCATCTACAAGCAACGCGCAATGGTGGTGCTCACCGCCGCAAGCGTCCCTCTCGCCTTCGTGTGGTTCTACACCGGCGAGATCCTGCTCCTGTTCGGGCAGGACGCGGAGATCGCCATGGAGGCGGGCACGTACGCGCGGTGGATGATCCCGGCGCTCTTCGCCTTTGGCCTGCTGCAGTGCCACGTCCGTTTCCTGCAGACGCAGAACATCGTGCTCCCTGTGATGCTGAGCGCCGCCGCGACGGCGCTGTGCCACCTCGTCGTCTGCTGGCTGCTGGTGTACGTCCTCGGGCTGGGCAGCAAGGGCGCCGCGATCGGCAACGCTGTCTCCTACTGGATCAATGTGGTCATACTGGCGGCGTACGTGAGGGTGTCGAGCTCTTGCAACAAGACATGGACGGGGTTCTCCATGGAGGCCTTCCATGACCCGCTCAGCTTCTTCAGGCTCGCCGTGCCGTCTGCCCTCATGGTCTG CTTGGAATGGTGGTCGTTCGAGACCCTGGTGCTGCTTTCGGGGCTTCTTCCTAACCCCAAGCTGGAGACGTCCGTCCTGTCCATCAC CCTCAACACCGCCAACTGCTTGTTCATGATCCCCTACGGCCTCGGCGCCACCATAAG CACCCGGGTTTCGAACGAGCTCGGCGCCGGCCGACCACTGGCTGCCCGCCTTGCAGTGCGCGTCGTCATGTTCTTGGCCATCTTGGAAGGGTTGATCATGGGCGTCGTGCTGGTCTCTGTGCGCCACGTCTGGGGCCATGCTTACAGCGACGAGCAGGAGGTCGTCACATACGTCGCTAAAATGGTGCTGGTCATTGCAGTGTCCAACTTCCTTGACGGCATACAGAGTGTTCTCTCAG GTGTGGCTAGAGGTTGTGGGTGGCAGAAGATCTGTGCCTGCATCAACCTCGGTGCCTTCTACGCCGTGGGCATACCGGCGGCCTATCTGTTAGCCTTCGTGCTGCACGTCGGCGGGATG GGACTTTGGATGGGAATCATCTTCGGTATCCTGGTGCAGGTCTTGCTGTTCGTGGCCATCACGCTGTGCACTGACTGGCAGAAGGAG GCAACGAAGGCGAAGAACAGAGTCTTCGCTTCTTCTCTTCCAGCGGATCTCCCAGTGAAATGA
- the LOC123412336 gene encoding uncharacterized protein LOC123412336 isoform X2, whose amino-acid sequence MEEATLLPSSSACEEIGGDESLAVGDEVKRQLRLAGQFIVRGLMQNLIQMISVMFVGHLAELPLAGASMASSFAAVTGFSLLKDLITESDCSSMVAVRHVVAPTDIMFPAGVHQGVMGDDWTESVLVAAMRQGVEDWRMKSTAAGAVRYCTHTTTSIRGEDDAGVSRVHVNSHVLAGLINSIISMHACVLIHASH is encoded by the exons ATGGAGGAGGCAACACTGCTCCCGAGCAGCTCGGCGTGCGAGGAGATCGGAGGGGATGAGAGCTTGGCGGTGGGCGACGAGGTGAAGAGGCAGCTGCGGCTGGCCGGGCAGTTCATCGTCCGAGGCCTGATGCAGAATCTGATCCAGATGATCTCCGTGATGTTCGTAGGCCACCTCGCCGAGCTGCCCCTCGCCGGCGCCTCCATGGCCAGCTCCTTCGCCGCCGTCACCGGATTCAGCCTGCTG AAGGACCTCATCACCGAATCAGACTGCTCATCCATGGTGGCTGTACGTCATGTTGTTGCCCCGACGGACATCATGTTCCCTGCAGGCGTGCACCAAGGCGTCATGGGGGACGACTGGACCGAGTCCGTGTTGGTGGCGGCCATGCGGCAAGGTGTGGAGGACTGGCGGATGAAGTCCACGGCGGCGGGGGCTGTACGATACTGCACCCATACGACCACATCCATCAGAGGAGAGGACGATGCCGGAGTGAGCAGAGTGCATGTGAATAGCCATGTGCTAGCTGGGTTGATCAATTCCATAATttccatgcatgcatgcgtgcTTATTCATGCCAGCCACTGA